A genome region from Cryptococcus neoformans var. neoformans B-3501A chromosome 8, whole genome shotgun sequence includes the following:
- a CDS encoding hypothetical protein (Match to EST gb|CF193365.1|CF193365) — MGLLDKVTDKVTGHSHGKNSDNYDQSGNESYGSGGQGNNSFGAGKDSYGSSGQGGDTYGSGGQPGGQSGGQSGGFGSSGNNSYGSSGQGGGTYGSGGQSHGSSGLGSSGNDSYGSSGGDSYGSGGLSGGQPGGFGGNQSGGGLGGGNSGGFGGSGGNDSYGSGGNAGGFGGGRGDDSYGSGGKPGGFAGGNNDAFGSGGNPGGLGGGGVRGSEQGGFGGTGRSGY; from the exons ATGGGT CTCTTGGACAAGGTCACTGACAAGGTTACCGGCCACTCTCATGGCAAA AATTCTGATAACTACGACCAGAGCGGCAACGAGTCCTATGGCTCTGGCGGTCAGGGCAATAACTCTTTCGGTGCTGGTAAGGACTCTTACGGGTCCTCCGGCCAAGGTGGTGATACCTATGGCTCTGGTGGCCAGCCTGGTGGCCAGTCTGGTGGCCAGTCTGGTGGCTTTGGCTCCAGTGGTAACAACTCTTACGGGTCCTCTGGCCAAGGTGGTGGCACTTACGGCTCCGGTGGCCAGTCTCACGGTAGCAGCGGTTTGGGTTCTTCCGGCAACGACTCCTATGGCTCTTCCGGCGGCGATTCTTACGGTTCCGGTGGTCTTTCCGGTGGCCAGCCTGGCGGCTTCGGTGGTAACCAGAGCGGGGGTGGCTTGGG CGGCGGTAACTCTGGCGGCTTTGG TGGAAGTGGCGGTAATGACTCCTACGGCTCTGGCGGCAATGCTGGTGGCTTCGGCGGCGGTC GAGGTGATGACTCCTACGGCTCTGGAGGCAAGCCCGGTGGCTTCGCCGGAGGTAACAACGACGCCTTCGGCTCCGGAGGCAACCCTGGTGGTCTcggtggcggcggcg TGCGAGGTTCCGAGCAGGGTGGCTTCGGTGGTACTGGCAGAAGTGGATACTGA
- a CDS encoding hypothetical protein (HMMPfam hit to DEAD, DEAD/DEAH box helicase, score: 117.2, E(): 3.8e-32; HMMPfam hit to Helicase_C, Helicase conserved C-terminal domain, score: 48.7, E(): 1.6e-11; HMMPfam hit to Sec63, Sec63 domain, score: -2.7, E(): 8.8e-11) produces the protein MDFEEDQPLWDGSCQEEEDVYFGKFGYAEGYESPYHPNNSPTPRYDIGLSSRSLNPGQNLTGFSASQFNPSRPTPFPLISDSHSLLTDLALNRSTRQFTPENSLARDHSAILQRQQSENYGDEIWEDEEFVEAVNESFNHEIDNAKEYDPVITAETIRSREELRNKAVFNKNGKPLVPLSRLPIDQRKLFKFPCFNNVQSEVFDDVYQSDENLVVSAPTGSGKTTIFELAFLHNLSFRTPDDSLKPLAVYIAPTKALCNEKAKDWQERLSQALPDVICNEITGDYGNTSTIYNSIRTADLMVTTPEKFDSMTRRSRNLENMSQRLRLIMIDEVHILRESRGATLEVVISRLKGLGRGIRFVALSATVPNIDDIARWLGPTRNEYGQLSRGVLVGREVISAKEKRAPAVDDMPMAKVYKFGEEYRPVPLQRETYGIESTGNDWALANRLDKELFPILLRHAAGQPVLVFCPTRKSCQATAESIFQSYEEARAKGLKLPWQHPPGVRLELQDKKLTELSTCGIAVHHAGLDYGDRRAIEDGFRDGKLHMIASTSTLAVGVNLPAHTVVIKGVMAWQGASSGFQEYSDIDIQQMVGRAGRPQYDTSGVVVVMCERSKVRKYQSMLNSQTVLESCLHENLTESDSLRSDINSEIGQGTIRSVSSAQEWLRNSFFHIRIQQNPKHYALSDAKDKPVEGAWEEWLDHYVEKALINLEKDGFIERADDDTLIPTETGKIMSSSMISYGTMCSIKAMSPGSTVQDLLEILAGSTEFQDLRIRQGESGFLNKLRINEEIRFPLAEAVKSYADKVFLLLQVTFGNIILEDIAKKTELTSPIQTLMAIYNHAPRIVKGNETHSRCPVLTSKEAIVQFTLNREYGIAARSALELHRVVVGKAWEDLPTIFRQIPSIGPKSIRVLGQNGITNFDQLLDVESEKIQLWLNRGHDFARAIHEQARRMPRFHVTMEEENMDYDGTYNVLNLRVNITPKAKVIATESRGKRGGFITQYNLSTLFLNQSGGFIGYRRLELKKLIKNKDNSFIIAVTLSKRCDSVVAIVGVDEVAGCSTVIHYNTNLDDSVYPEDLEDDENVEEPPSQRTLVEPTPELEEELLPNGNVKCHHSCKDKLACQHVCCKSGVPPRKRNKAGARASGRSNVRTAADRIRETQYCVESPREELRPVGKAVRRIRQGSQMSRSPSPASNVQAANHKAAIVSEMQPNTRARIVRGPLSSTVAIEPRSRSTTPIVPPRAVKNENIASGQIKEPLFLPGSDDDYNARHHENDPSRKAIARSKAMSGSTSRYFDQPKTSGKAKNALSRKPPTMPVTSSASHPSILDLLPGQATIKNNSDANSHDLGPIHGNFSDDGYETVRESPEMKHSRVFPHSKPSIDWYTEEIVQDDPEKSTEANKSHVVTNAQAPENWEFNIEEMFADISGSPSSPKQLEEEPKSVLNINPSPSLKRPARLIIGGFGRPSIKRQRLHEDQHSSNYSPAQPFAQSDNPDILHANENGPTAQGPSASMPQNEMDEFEDWYMGEGG, from the exons ATGGATTTCGAAGAAGATCAGCCACTGTGGGATGGATCGTgtcaagaggaagaagacgtcTACTTTGGAAAATTTGGTTACGCAGAGGGATACGAGTCTCCGTATCACCCTA ATAATTCTCCAACACCAAGATACGACATTGGTCTTTCTTCCAGGTCACTCAATCCTGGACAAAATCTAACCGGCTTTTCAGCATCCCAATTCAATCCCTCAAGGCCTACTCCATTCCCGCTGATCTCAGACTCTCATTCGCTCCTCACCGATCTGGCCCTTAACCGAAGTACAAGGCAATTCACTCCCGAAAACTCACTTGCCCGTGACCATTCAGCTATTTTGCAACGGCAGCAAAGCGAAAATTATGGAGACGAAatttgggaagatgaggagttTGTGGAAGCAGTCAATGAGAGCTTTAATCACGAGA TTGATAATGCGAAGGAGTATGATCCTGTAATCACTGCAGAGACCATCAGAAGTCGAGAAGAATTGAGGAACAAGGCAGTCTTCAACAAGAATGGTAAACCTCTCGTACCATTGTCAAGACTTC CTATAGACCAGCGCAAGTTATTCAAATTTCCCTGTTTCAATAACGTCCAGAGCGAAGTATTTGACGAT GTATATCAAAGTGATGAGAATCTGGTTGTCTCGGCACCCACTGGTTCCGGAAAAACAACAATCTTCGAACTCGCGTTCCTCCACAACTTATCATTTAGAACCCCCGACGACTCGCTCAAGCCTTTAGCGGTATATATCGCCCCCACTAAGGCTCTTTGCAAtgaaaaggccaaggacTGGCAGGAGCGGCTAAGTCAAGCTCTTCCGGATGTGATAT GTAACGAAATAACTGGTGACTATGGCAATACATCCACAATCTATAACTCTATCAGGACCGCGGATCTGATGGTAACTACA CCAGAGAAATTCGACTCTATGACGCGTCGATCCAGAAATTTGGAGAATATGTCTCAACGTCTGCGATTAATTATGATTGATGAG GTCCACATCTTGCGCGAAAGCCGGGGTGCCACCTTGGAAGTTGTCATATCTCGTCTGAAAGGACTTGGTAGGGGCATACGCTTTGTAGCGCTCAGCGCAACAGTGCCAAATATCGATGACATCGCTCGTTGGCTAGGACCGACCAGAAATGAATATGGCCAACTTTCAAGAGGGGTTCTTGTCGGAAGGGAAGTGATCAGcgcaaaggaaaagagggcaCCGGCAGTCGACGATATGCCCATGGCCAAAGTCTATAAG TTCGGAGAGGAATACCGGCCTGTACCTCTTCAACGTGAAACTTACGGCATCGAGTCCACCGGAAATGATTGGGCGCTCGCCAATAGACTTGATAAAGAGCTCTTCCCTATACTTTTGAGGCACGCAGCTGGCCAACCCGTCCTGGTTTTCTGTCCTACACGCAAGT CATGTCAAGCGACAGCAGAGTCAATATTTCAGTCCTATGAAGAAGCTCGGGCAAAGGGCTTAAAGTTGCCGTGGCAACACCCACCAGG CGTCCGACTTGAATTGCAAGATAAGAAATTAACTGAATTGTCCACCTGTGGCATTGCTGTGCATCACGCCGGTTTAGACTATGGTGATCGAAGAGCTATTGAAGATGGTTTCCGCGACGGTAAGCTTCATATGATCGCGTCTACCTCT ACGTTGGCCGTGGGTGTGAATCTACCGGCGCATACTGTAGTCATCAAAGGCGTGATGGCTTGGCAGGGTGCATCGTCTGGATTCCAAGAATACTCAGACATTGACATTCAG CAAATGGTGGGAAGGGCTGGCCGTCCCCAGTATGACACCTCAGGTGTTGTGGTGGTCATGTGTGAGCGCTCTAAAGTGCGGAAG TATCAATCGATGTTAAATTCTCAAACAGTCCTCGAAAGCTGTCT ACATGAAAATCTTACCGAAT CTGATTCTTTGAGATCAGATATCAACAGCGAAATTGGCCAAGGAACTATTAGGTCTGTCTCATCAGCCCAGGAATGGCTCAGAAA TTCGTTCTTCCATATTCGCATCCAGCAAAACCCTAAACATTATGCTCTGTCCGATGCAAAAGATAAGCCTGTTGAAGGTGCTTGGGAAGAATGGCTCGACCATTACGTCGAG AAAGCCCTTATCAATCTTGAAAAGGATGGCTTTATTGAACGAGCCGATGACGATACACTCATCCCTACAGAAACGGGCAAGATCATGAGCAGCAGTATGATTT CATACGGCACC ATGTGCTCGATCAAGGCAATGTCTCCTGGATCGACCGTACAAGACCTGTTAGAGATTTTGGCTGGATCCACAGA GTTCCAAGACTTGCGAATCAGGCAAGGAGAGAGTGGT TTTTTAAACAAGCTTCGGATCAATGAAGAGATCCGTTTCCCCCTCGCAGAAGCTGTGAAGAGCTATGC CGATAAAGTCTTTCTTTTACTTCAAGTGACTTTCGGAAATATCATCCTTGAGGACATTGCCAAGAAGACAGAACTCACATCACCAATTCAAACTCTTATGGCCATCTACAACCATGCCCCTCGCATTGTCAAAGGTAATGAAACGCATTCTCGTTGTCCAGTATTAACATCGAAGGAAGCTATAGTACAGTTCACTTTGAATCGTGAATACGGTATAGCTGCGCGCTCGGCCTTAGAACTCCATCGAGTAGTTGTGGGTAAagcttgggaagacttGCCCACCATTTTCCGTCAGATCCCTAGCATTG GCCCAAAGTCCATTCGAGTCCTAGGACAAAACGGCATCACAA ATTTTGATCAGCTTCTTGACGTGGAATCAGAGAAGATACAGTTATGGTTGAATAGAGGGCATGATTTCGCTCGCGCAATCCATGAACAAGCTCGAAGAATGCCACGATTCCATGTAACCATGGA GGAGGAAAACATGGATTACGATGGAACTTATAATGTTCTCAACCTGCGCGTGAACATAACCCCCAAGGCTAAGGTCATTGCGACAGAATCTAGAGGCAAACGTGGCGGCTTTATAACGCAGTATAATCTCTCGACTTTGTTCTTAAACCAGAGTGGAGGATTCATCGGCTACCGGAGATTAGAGCTGAAGAAACTAATAAAGAACAAGGACAATAGCTTCATCATAGCAGTTACGCTGAGCAAGCGCTGTGATAGTGTTGTTGCGATAGTCGGGG TCGATGAGGTCGCTGGTTGCTCGACAGTAATTCACTACAATACAAACTTGGATGACTCAGTATATCCCGaagatttggaggatgatgaaaatgtAGAGG AACCACCTTCACAGAGAACGCTTGTTGAGCCTACTccagagctggaagaggaattgCTTCCCAACGGCAATGTTAAATGTCATCACTCATGCAAGGACAAGCTAGCATGCCAGCACGTTTGCTGTAAAAGTGGGGTACCTCCAAGGAAACGGAACAAGGCAGGTGCAAGAGCTTCGGGAAGAAGTAATGTCAGAACGG CCGCTGACCGTATTCGGGAGACACAATACTGCGTGGAATCACCCAGAGAAGAATTAAGACCAGTAGGGAAAG CCGTTCGAAGGATACGACAAGGTTCTCAGATGAGTCGATCCCCGTCCCCTGCTTCAAATGTACAAGCTGCCAATCATAAAGCAGCGATTGTTTCAGAGATGCAACCGAACACAAGAG CGCGTATCGTCCGTGGTCCATTATCTTCTACAGTTGCAATTGAGCCCAGATCGAGAAGCACCACGCCAATCGTACCGCCTAGAGCAGTCAAGAATGAGA ACATTGCGAGTGGACAGATAAAAGAACCATTATTCCTGCCAGGATCAGACGACGATTACAACGCGAGGCACCATGAGAATGATCCTTCACGGAAAGCTATCGCTCGCTCCAAAGCAATGAGTGGTTCGACATCAAGGTATTTTGATCAACCCAAGACATCCGGCAAGGCCAAAAATGCACTTTCTCGCAAGCCTCCAACAATGCCAGTTACGTCTTCTGCCTCTCACCCTTCCATCCTGGATTTATTGCCAGGACAAGCTACAATCAAGAATAACAGCGATGCCAATTCTCACGATTTAGGACCTATCCACGGCAACTTCTCTGATGATGGCTATGAAACAGTGCGGGAGAGCCCCGAGATGAAACATTCAAGGGTTTTCCCGCACTCTAAACCATCTATCGACTGGTATACAGAAGAGATCGTGCAGGACGATCCCGAAAAATCCACGGAGGCCAATAAATCGCACGTTGTAACCAACGCGCAGGCACCTGAAAATTGGGAATTCAATATTGAAGAGATGTTTGCAGACATCAGCGGatccccatcttctccaaaacaGCTAGAAGAGGAGCCAAAGTCAGTTCTCAATATAAATCCTAGCCCTTCGCTCAAGCGGCCAGCACGACTCATCATTGGCGGTTTCGGACGTCCATCGATAAAACGGCAAAGGCTCCATGAGGACCAGCATTCAAGCAATTATTCGCCTGCCCAACCTTTCGCTCAATCAGATAATCCCGATATCTTACATGCAAATGAGAACGGGCCTACGGCACAAGGAC CTTCAGCCTCAATGCCGCAGaatgagatggatgaatTTGAAGATTGGTACATGGGGGAGGGCGGATAG